The nucleotide window AACGCCTTTATGGTCTTGGCCTCAACAGACCTGCGCAGACGTTGAGCTACCGATACGGCAAGGCTCTTCGATGTTTCCGGGAGCATGATACAGAATTCCTCGCCGCCATAACGGCATATCATGTCGACTTCCCGCACCGACCTGTTAAGTCTATCAGCGATCTTCTTAAGCACAGCGTCGCCCACAAGGTGGCCATGCTTGTCGTTACAGTTCTTGAAATGGTCCACGTCCACCATCGCTATGGAAAAGGTCAACCCGAGACGACGGGCCCTGTCAAGTTCCTCGTTGAACCTCTCCATCAAATACCTCCGGAGGTACACTCCCGTCAAACCGTCAATAACGGAAAGCGTCTCCACCTCCTCGTACAGTTCGACCTTCCTGAACTCAAGGGCGATCTGGGATATAAGGATACGGAACCGGCCGTAACTGGACTTGGAGGCGCCCTCTATCGCCAAAAGCGCCAGAAGCCGGCTGCCCAGGAAAAGCGGGAACGCCATGAAAGTCCCCGAACGTATGCGCAGCTTACCGAAAAGCTCCTCCGCCTCTTCTCTCGCCATGAAGAACGGCTTATATTCTCTCTCCTTTACGTGGCCGGCCAGCGCGGAATAATCCAGGATGTTCTTCTCGTCCTGGAAATACTTGTCATCCCCCGCGCTTTTAGACGTACTCCTTGTCATCTCATGATCCTGGAACGTCAGAAGATGTATATGTTCGAAATTAAAGTTGTCCTCGATGAAGTTAAAAAGCGCGTCCAGCATTTCCTCGAACTTAAGCGCCGGAGCAAGTCTTTTAGTTATCTCGTAAAGCCTGGATATCCTGCCCAGCTCGTTCTCTATCTTCGCCCCACGCCGGTCTATGGATTCCAGCTCATTGATCATGCTGTTGTACTTTCGCTGGCGTTTCAATATATCCGTATCGCAATATTCTATGGATATCCTGTGGTAATACCTCAAGAGATACGCTGATCCCGTGACTATCAGCAACATGAGGGTTATGACCACGACGTCGACCGGGTTAAGGGCCCTGCTATAACAATAGAACACCAAAAGCGCCAGGGTCGCCGCCATCATAACGGCTATCCCCTTGAGCCGGGCTACAAAAGGGGCCAGGACAAAAACAAGCGGCAGGACAAAAAGGACCAGATACTCATCCCCGTGCGGGAACTTATAGAATATCCAGCTCAACACTATGAGCGCCAGGGTGACCGCGTAAAGGACAAATGGTTTTACTCTGAGCATACCCTGTCCTTCCCCTTTGCCTTGGCATCATACAAACGTCTATCCGCTTCCCATATAAGGTCATCTTTAAGCTTGGCGTCATCAGGAAGCACGGATATCCCTATGGAGACCGTAACGTACCATTCCTCACGGCGGAGAACTACCGGAGTGTTCTTTATATCTTCCCGGATCTCGTTCGCCAGCTTGACCGCTCCTTCCCTGTCGCAATTAAGAACGACCATGACGAACTCCTCGCCCCCGTACCGCGCCACGATATCTCCGGCCGATATCTTGCTCGACAGTATCCTGCCCACGTTCTTAAGCACGATATCTCCCGACATGTGGCCATGCTTATCATTGAACTTCTTGAAATTATCGATATCGATCATCATGAGCGCGAATTTTATATCGCTCCGAAGCGCCCTTTTGACCTCTTCCCCTAACCTTTCCATGAAATACCTGTGCACATAGAGCCCCGTCAAACTATCCTTGATGGCAAGTTCCTGTGTCTGGTAGAAAAGACGCGCGTTCTCCAACGCGACCGCGGCCAGTTCCCCTATAATATCCAGTATTCTGAGCTCATGCTGCCCGAACGCCTCGATCTCATCCGAATCCACGCGCAATATACCAAGAACATCGTTCTTCACCATCAGAGGCTTGATAATGATCGATATCGCGTCATCCCCGGAGCCTTCCTCTTCCACAGAGAACCTGAAATCCTTATTGACATCTTTCACCAACAGGCTCTTGGCGTTCTTTATCACCCACCTGTCGAAAATATCGCCCTTTTTGTTGCCGAAATGTTTTCTTCCCAACGCCTTCGAGGAAAAAGACAGGTTCAGCTCCCCCTTTACGGGGTCAAGTATGAACAGAAGAACGCGTTTACCTTCACCAAAAGCGTCAAGCGTCTCCTCGGTCACTATCTTGATTATCTCTTCGTAAGAAAGCGTCAGGCTGAGCCGGTCGGCTATGTTCTTAAGCCTCAATAACCCTTCCATCTTCTTGCCCATGGCCGATATTTCTTTTGCCCTGTTCTTCATGTGGTCGCGTATCAGATTGACATCTTCACGTATCTTCTCCGTCCTTACGGTATGCTCTTGCGAGGACATATTGGTGCGGCGGTATATATAATAACCGATGAAACTGTTGACGGAGAAAATGGCGATGAGCAGGGTATAATACGGCGTGCTCAGGTCCATCAGGACGCCGTAGAGGAATATTATGGCCACCAGAAAGGACAATAACCCGCCGATAACCCCCGACAGGCCCCAGAAAAGCATGACGACAAGGCTTAGGAGCACCATTAGCGCTATGCCAATGAACTCCAGGTGCTGTATATGTGTCCCGAAAAAAGACCCGAATTTACTGATAAATAGGAGCAACGCCACATAAAATACTGTGGACAGCCCTATAAGCAGGTTCCTTTTTGTAGAAGGGTTCATGAAAGGAATCCAAAAAAATCAAACAATGGTTTTTTCCGTCGTCTTATCAAAAAAATGTATCTTGCTCATATCGAAGACAACATCCATATCCTCGTTCATCTGGGGATTAGCGTCTCCGGACATGCGCGCCACGATCACATGCTTACCGGTGTTCATATGTATATAGACTTCCGAGCCCATATGCTCTACCACTTCGCATGTCATCGTGACTATGTTCTCCGGAGGGGTCTCCGAAACAAAGAGCTTGTTATAGATATCCTCGCTCCTTATGCCCATTATCACACGTCTATCGATATGACCAGCGACAGCGTCATACATGCTTTCGACCATCTTCACCCGGAAGTTTCCTTCATCAAAGTAGAGTTTACCGTCCTTCTTTATTATCTTACCTTCCATGAAGTTCATGGGCGGCGCGCCTATGAAGCTGGCTACGGATTTGTTCACGGGCGAATTGTATACGTTCGTAGGGGTATCTATCTGCTGTATAAGCCCGTCTTTCATGACCACTATCCTGTCCCCAAGCGTCATGGCTTCGGTCTGGTCATGTGTTACATATATCATCGTCGACTGTAGCCTTATATGTAACCGGCGCAGTTCCGTCCTCATCTGCACCCTGAGCTTTGCGTCAAGATTGCTGAGCGGTTCATCGAAAAGAAAAGCCAGCGGCTTCCGTACTATCGCCCTGCCCACGGCCACTCTCTGACGCTGCCCACCCGACAGCTCGTTCGGGCGCCGGTTCAAGAGGGATTCAAGACCAAGTATGCCGGCCGCTTCCTTGACCCGGGCGTCTATCTCGTGTTTGGGGTACTTCCTAAGTTTGAGCCCGAAGGCCATATTCTCAGATACGGTCATGTGCGGGTACAGGGCATAGTTCTGGAATACCATCGCGATATCCCTGTCCTTGGGAGGGATATTATTTACTTTCCGGTTACCAATGAAGATATCACCGGAAGTCATGGTCTCAAGACCCGCTATCAGCCTTAAAGTGGTGGATTTTCCGCATCCCGAAGGTCCAACGAGGACTATAAATTCCTTGTTCTCCACCCCGAAGCTTACGTCGTTAACGGCTTTTACTCCACCCGGGAATTCCTTTACGACATTAGTCAGGCTTACCTGTGCCATATTACTGCCCTTTACACATTTAAAAAGGAAGATAATTTCACTTTTGTATACACTATCCTGCCATAATTGTCAATAAATATAGTTGGCGTATACGCCATCTCAAGTCCCCAAAAGCCTTAGCCCTTCGAGACCTTCTTTTTCGCGACACCCGTCCTGTCGAAATATTCCATTATGGAGTATAACCGGCCCTTGAGGTCCTTCCTGTGTACTATCATGTCGATAAGGCCGTGATCGAGCAGGAACTCCGAACTCTGGAACCCTTCCGGCAGGTCCTGCTTTATGGTCTGCTGTATAACACGCGGTCCGGTAAAACCTATCAGGGCCTGGGGCTCGGCAAGGATTATATCCCCCAAAGACGCGAAACTTGCCATTACTCCCGCCATGGTAGGATTAGTAAGTACTGATATGAAAAGCCCGCCCTTGCGATTAAGCCGGTCAAGAGCGGCACTTGTTTTGGCCATCTGCATCAGGGAAAGCATCCCCTCATACATCCTGGCCCCGCCGCCGGACCCCGATACTATCACCAGCGGGATATCATCCTTCGTGGCAAGCTCTATTATCCTGGCTATCTTCTCCCCGACCACCGACCCCATGGACCCCATCAGGAACCTGCAGTCCGTAATACCAAGCGCTATCCTTTTTCCGTTCAGGAGGGCCTCCCCTACTACAGCCGCTTCCTTAAGCCCGGTGGTCTTCTGGTCCCTTTTGATCTTGCCGGGATAATCGCTAGGGCCCTTGAACTTTAACGGGTCCCTGCTCTGCATATCCCTGTAATACTCCTTGAACGTCCCGGCATCGGCAACGACATCTATACGTTCATAAGCTCCTAACCTGAAATGGTGATCGCATTTGGGGCAAACCTTGTGGTTATCGTTCAGGGTCTTCTTGTAAAGCATTTCCCCGCAGTCCGGGCATTTGGTCCATAATCCGCCGGGGATCTCTTTCTTTTTCTTGCCACCGAACATCGGTTTCTTAGAGAAAAATACCATTATTCTCCCCTTCTCCCTGCTTTTCAGAACTTATTTATGACCAGTCCGGTCAATAACTTCGGGTAAAAATAAGTGGATTTTTGCGGCATCATCTCCCCAAGCTCGGCCACATCCCTTAATTGCCATACCGGGGTCGGGTTCAATATAAATGCCACATCGTACTTTTCGTCCGTCACAAGAGATACCGCGTCCTCGGCGTCCCGTAAATAAGTGATATTGCCTTCCACGCTCTTGATCGACAGTATTTTTTCAAGCACCGCGGAATGAAGCACGCTCACATCAAGCTTTTTCCATTGAGGGCTCTTGTCCTGACCGATAAGTTCTTCCAGCGCGCGTACATCCTTTGGGGTCAGGAAATAAAGACCGTCCGCCAGCACGACCCCGAAACAGTGGTCCTTCCCTGACCGGCCCAGAAGACCTGTAAGTTCTTCCAGATCGCCGCACGGGGTAACGTCGAAATACGTTCTTAGCTTTCCCTCTATATCGTCCCGCTTTGTCGGAGAAACGGACCTTACCGCTCGATGTGTGGCCAATACGGTCAGGTTCTCACTGTCGGCCATGTCCGTGAAATATACCATGACATGGTCCGCGCTGCCATCATAACCCGCCTCTTTCCTGCGGATATCACGATAGGTCCTCGCCACTTCATACCGGTGGTGTCCATCTGCTATGAACAGTTTCCTGTCCGAAAGGATAGATCGTATCCTGTTCTTCCCCTCATCCGACGAAAGGCGCCAAAGCTCGTTCTTGACCCCCTCGGAAATGGCCTCCACCTCCGGGGTCCCGGCGCCAGCGCAACCCTCAAGGATATCCCTGATCTCTCCGGTATCGTCGTTATACAACGCGAATATGGGGCTCAGGTTCGCCCGGACCTCTTTTATGAGGTTAAGCCTGTCCTCCTTGGGTTTTGTAAGCGTGTATTCATGTGGCAGGAGGTTATCTTTGCCCTTATCACCTATTTTGAGCAGTCCGATAAAACCCAAACGCCTGCATTTTCGCCCTTTTATCTCGTATTCCTGGGAATAAACATACAAGCACTCGCTATCATCCCTTTTCAATATCTCTTTTTCCTGCCATTCCCTGAGCAGACGGCCGGCCCTCTTGTATTTATTGTCCGTGTCCCCGTCACCCTGCTCGTCCTTTCCGAGAATAAGCCTGACCACATTATAGTCACTGGCGGCATACAGGTCTTTCTGCATTCCCGGCGGGATAACATCATATGGCGGGGCCATTACACCGGACATATCCCCACCTATATTATATTTATTATATAAGAGGCCCTTAAAAGGCTTGATCTCTGTCATATGTCTATCCTTAATGATAATATGCTCTTCCAGTCCACAAAAAACACCGGAGAACAGCCCGGTTTAATCAGAATAAAATACCATATCCACGATACAATATCAATGCAAATAAACGATTTCGGGGTCGATCACTCCGTACCGTTGGCCGGGCACCCTTTACACCCGTCGGATGTCCCGCATTTAGGCGTTTTGCCCGTAGTACCGGAAGGTTTTCCCGTAGGTTTATAATCGGTCTGGTAGAAACCTTTCCCCTTGAAGATGATCCCTGATCCAGGGGATACAAGTCTTTTGGCCTTACCCCCGCAATCCGGGCAGGTCTTGACCGGCTCATCGGTCATACTCTGGAATTTCTCGAAATGGCCACCGCATTTTTCACATTCATACTCATATGTAGGCATACATCTCCTTACATGGTGTTCCCATTAGCGTTATTTCTCGAATATATCTTTAACCTTGTCCACAAAGCTTTTTTTCTCC belongs to Candidatus Omnitrophota bacterium and includes:
- a CDS encoding DUF1015 domain-containing protein yields the protein MTEIKPFKGLLYNKYNIGGDMSGVMAPPYDVIPPGMQKDLYAASDYNVVRLILGKDEQGDGDTDNKYKRAGRLLREWQEKEILKRDDSECLYVYSQEYEIKGRKCRRLGFIGLLKIGDKGKDNLLPHEYTLTKPKEDRLNLIKEVRANLSPIFALYNDDTGEIRDILEGCAGAGTPEVEAISEGVKNELWRLSSDEGKNRIRSILSDRKLFIADGHHRYEVARTYRDIRRKEAGYDGSADHVMVYFTDMADSENLTVLATHRAVRSVSPTKRDDIEGKLRTYFDVTPCGDLEELTGLLGRSGKDHCFGVVLADGLYFLTPKDVRALEELIGQDKSPQWKKLDVSVLHSAVLEKILSIKSVEGNITYLRDAEDAVSLVTDEKYDVAFILNPTPVWQLRDVAELGEMMPQKSTYFYPKLLTGLVINKF
- a CDS encoding GGDEF domain-containing protein is translated as MLRVKPFVLYAVTLALIVLSWIFYKFPHGDEYLVLFVLPLVFVLAPFVARLKGIAVMMAATLALLVFYCYSRALNPVDVVVITLMLLIVTGSAYLLRYYHRISIEYCDTDILKRQRKYNSMINELESIDRRGAKIENELGRISRLYEITKRLAPALKFEEMLDALFNFIEDNFNFEHIHLLTFQDHEMTRSTSKSAGDDKYFQDEKNILDYSALAGHVKEREYKPFFMAREEAEELFGKLRIRSGTFMAFPLFLGSRLLALLAIEGASKSSYGRFRILISQIALEFRKVELYEEVETLSVIDGLTGVYLRRYLMERFNEELDRARRLGLTFSIAMVDVDHFKNCNDKHGHLVGDAVLKKIADRLNRSVREVDMICRYGGEEFCIMLPETSKSLAVSVAQRLRRSVEAKTIKAFDIGMKMTVSVGVSTYPEDGDTMELLIEKADTALYKAKKRGRNEVCTP
- a CDS encoding zinc ribbon domain-containing protein; translation: MPTYEYECEKCGGHFEKFQSMTDEPVKTCPDCGGKAKRLVSPGSGIIFKGKGFYQTDYKPTGKPSGTTGKTPKCGTSDGCKGCPANGTE
- the accD gene encoding acetyl-CoA carboxylase, carboxyltransferase subunit beta; amino-acid sequence: MVFFSKKPMFGGKKKKEIPGGLWTKCPDCGEMLYKKTLNDNHKVCPKCDHHFRLGAYERIDVVADAGTFKEYYRDMQSRDPLKFKGPSDYPGKIKRDQKTTGLKEAAVVGEALLNGKRIALGITDCRFLMGSMGSVVGEKIARIIELATKDDIPLVIVSGSGGGARMYEGMLSLMQMAKTSAALDRLNRKGGLFISVLTNPTMAGVMASFASLGDIILAEPQALIGFTGPRVIQQTIKQDLPEGFQSSEFLLDHGLIDMIVHRKDLKGRLYSIMEYFDRTGVAKKKVSKG
- the ugpC gene encoding sn-glycerol-3-phosphate ABC transporter ATP-binding protein UgpC, producing MAQVSLTNVVKEFPGGVKAVNDVSFGVENKEFIVLVGPSGCGKSTTLRLIAGLETMTSGDIFIGNRKVNNIPPKDRDIAMVFQNYALYPHMTVSENMAFGLKLRKYPKHEIDARVKEAAGILGLESLLNRRPNELSGGQRQRVAVGRAIVRKPLAFLFDEPLSNLDAKLRVQMRTELRRLHIRLQSTMIYVTHDQTEAMTLGDRIVVMKDGLIQQIDTPTNVYNSPVNKSVASFIGAPPMNFMEGKIIKKDGKLYFDEGNFRVKMVESMYDAVAGHIDRRVIMGIRSEDIYNKLFVSETPPENIVTMTCEVVEHMGSEVYIHMNTGKHVIVARMSGDANPQMNEDMDVVFDMSKIHFFDKTTEKTIV
- a CDS encoding diguanylate cyclase; the encoded protein is MNPSTKRNLLIGLSTVFYVALLLFISKFGSFFGTHIQHLEFIGIALMVLLSLVVMLFWGLSGVIGGLLSFLVAIIFLYGVLMDLSTPYYTLLIAIFSVNSFIGYYIYRRTNMSSQEHTVRTEKIREDVNLIRDHMKNRAKEISAMGKKMEGLLRLKNIADRLSLTLSYEEIIKIVTEETLDAFGEGKRVLLFILDPVKGELNLSFSSKALGRKHFGNKKGDIFDRWVIKNAKSLLVKDVNKDFRFSVEEEGSGDDAISIIIKPLMVKNDVLGILRVDSDEIEAFGQHELRILDIIGELAAVALENARLFYQTQELAIKDSLTGLYVHRYFMERLGEEVKRALRSDIKFALMMIDIDNFKKFNDKHGHMSGDIVLKNVGRILSSKISAGDIVARYGGEEFVMVVLNCDREGAVKLANEIREDIKNTPVVLRREEWYVTVSIGISVLPDDAKLKDDLIWEADRRLYDAKAKGKDRVCSE